Part of the Methylophaga nitratireducenticrescens genome is shown below.
CCATATTGGTAACGTTCATGTTGAATGGCGTTCAGCAGGGTCATACACATTCCGCGAATACACACGCTATTTAGGTACAAAAAGATTCTACGAAACACAAATCGTTTCCTCAACTCCAGGTCAGCTCCTCTCTGGTGGCGATATGCTTATCAGTGGCTCTGTACTCAATAGCGATAGTCAGATCATCGCCGGAGGTAACCTTGATGTTACTGGCGCCTCAGTACAAAACATGAATTCAGAGGGTCGAACTGTTACAAGCTATAACGGCACCGCCTACTATTATGATTGGGATGGCCACGACAATGATTACGATGTTGATGTTATAGGCCCTTACAATCCAGCTAACCAAGTCGTGACGTATAACCTTGCCACTACACAATTGGATGGTAATACCGTTCCAGCGGGCAGTGGCACTACAGTTAACTCGGCGGCGTTACCGATTGTCACCAGCAACTTATTTCAACCCACACCTGATGTTGCAGCAGATTATCTGATTGAAAACAATCCACGCTTTGCCAATTATCGCTCTTGGTTAAGTTCTGACTACATGCTGCAGCAACTGGCATTTGACCCCGCAACGACTCAAAAACGTTTGGGCGATGGCTTCTATGAGCAACGGCTGGTGCGTGAACAAATCGCCCAACTGACAGGCCGTCGATTCCTTGATGGACACGCTACTGATGAAGCGCAATATCAGGCGTTGATGACATCGGCCCTCACACAAGTCAGTGATTTACAGCTTATTCCGGGTGTGGCACTTTCAGCCGATCAGGTGGCTCAACTCACCAGTGATATTGTCTGGCTGGTTGAGCAAGCAGTCACACTACCTGATGGCACAGTTACACAAGCCTTGGTGCCTCAGGTGTATATAAGACCACAGACAGAAGATATGCAGCCGACCACCGGTTTGATGGCAGGTAACACGGTCATCATGAACCTCACTGCGGATGTGACCAATGAGGGGACGATTGCAGGTCGCGAGATCGTGGAATTGAATGCTGACAATATCAATAATCTGGGCGGTCAGATTGTGGCTGATTTGACGTTATTAAAAGCCAAAAATGATATCAACAACATTGGCGGTCAAGTCAGAGCAGGAGATGCCATGTTGTTGGAGGCAGGCAATGATATTAATCTTCGGAGCACGACACAAAGCAGCAAACAAAGAGAAGGGGCCAGCAGTTTTAGTCGGACGAATATAGATCGTGTTGCCGGACTGTATCTCAGCAACCCCGATGCGATTCTCATTGCCTCAGCAGGTAATGACGTTAACTTGATGGCGGCCAGTATCGTCAATAGTGGTGAAGGTGGCCTCACACAAATCACTGCTGAAGAAAATATTAACCTTGGCACTGTGCAAACTGCAGAACAGAACAACAGCATCCGTAATGCGAAAAACTATGTAAAACATGGCGGCACGCAGGAAATTGGCAGCGATATTCAAACAACGGGCGATATCAGCTTCAATGCAGGCAATGACCTTAATGCAACAGCCGCTAGCATCACCAGTGAAGCTGGCGCAATCAATGTGACTGCTATGCAAGATATCAACATCATCGAAGGCCGTGAAACCAGCAACTTTGATACGGCACGCAAAGTAAAAAGAAGCAGCACCTTCAGCAGTAAAACCAAAACCCGCCGCGATGTTTTCAAATCGGATAACAGCATCAGTAGTAACTTCAGTGGTGAAACCGTTATGTTAGATGCCGGTAACGAACTGAACATTCGTGGCAGCAATGTTATCAGTGATAACGGCACCACATTAAGCGCAGTAGATAATGTGAATATCACTGCTACCAACAACACGGCTTACGAATTTCATGAGCGAAAAACCAAAAAGAGCGGCCTTAGCGCCAGCGGTGGAAGTCTTACTCTGGGCAGCAGCCAACTCAACACCAAGCAAACCACAAACAGTACTAATCAAACCGGCAGCACAGTGGGCAGTGTAGAAGGGGGTGTGACCATAAATAGTGGTAAAACCTATACCCAAAAAGCCAGTGATGTATTGGCCCCGCAAGGCAATATTGATATCCGTGCTCAACAGGTCAATATCGTTGCTGGGCAAAACACCCGTGACTCCACCCAAGAGACTAAATTCAAGCAAAGTGGCTTAACGCTTGCGATTACCAGCCCGGTTATCTCTGCCATTCAAACGGCACAACAAATGAGTGAAGCTACCAGTGATACCTCGGATGGACGTATGAATGCCTTGGCGGCAGGCGCTACAGCCCTGGCAGCAAAGAGTGCTTATGATTCTACACAACAGGCGTTGTCTGCGGCGCCTACGGGCAATGACGTGACGGATGCAGCCAATCAAGCCGGTGGCATTAACCTCAGCCTTTCCATTGGCACTTCTAAGAGTAGCAGTACCTCCACCCAAACCAGCACCAACGTTCAAGGTAGTCAAGTGATGGCTGGAGGAGATGTCACTATCAGCGCCACAGGGGCCGATCAAGATTCCGATGTCAATGTGATCGGCAGTACTATCAATGCGGGAGAAAACATCTCAATCAAAGCTGATGATCAAATCAATCTGATTGCTGCTAAAAACACCGACACACTCAACAGCAAAAATAAAAACAGTAGTGCCAGTGTTGGCATCAGTATTGGCACTAATGGACTCGCTATCACAGCCAGCGCATCTAAAGGAAAAGGTAAAACCAATGGCACAGATGTGAGCTGGACGGAAACCATGGTAGAGGCGGGCAATAAAGCCAGCCTGGAAAGCGGTACCGATACCAATCTCATCGGTGCACAAGTGAGGGGTAAACAAGTAGTGGCCGATGTCGGCAACTCGGGAGAGGGCAATCTCAATATCCATAGTTTGCAAGATACCAGCACCTACGATAGTAAACAGAAAAGTGCAGGTATCAGTGTCAGCATTCCAATAGGAGCAGGCATGGCTGGCGGTTCGTTCAGTTCAAGTCAAAGCAAGATCAAAAGTGATTACGCCAGCGTCAATGAACAAGCGGGTATATTCGCCGGTGATGAAGGCTTTCAAGTCAACGTGACGGGCAATACTAATCTTAAGGGTGCTGTAATCGCATCGACAGAGCAAGCCATTCAGGACAACAAGAATAACCTGACCACGGAAACGCTGACCGTATCAGACATCAGCAATAATGCTGAATACGATGGCAAGGCTACCTCAGCAACCATCGGCGGTGGTATTCAGGCGGGGCTACCGCAACTCTCAGGGGCGGGAATAGGAAAAGATAACGATAAAGCAGAAAGCACTTCAATCAGCGCCATCAGTCAGGGTGCATTAACTATTACCGATAATGATAGCCAACAAAACTTCAATGGCGAGGATGCTGCCACCACAGTGGCCGTGCTCAATCGGGATGTACATGTTAACGAGCAAGGAGAGGCAGTCGATAGTCAAGGGAGTTCAACCGCTAATAGTATCGCCCCAATCTTTGATGCGGAAAAAGTCGCCAAAGAAATTGAAGCGCAGGTGAAAATCACACAGGCGTTCAACCAAGAAGCACCCAAAGCATTAGCAACTTTCGCGCTTAGTAAAACACAACCCTATCAGGATGCGAAGGATTACGAGCTAATCAAAAGTCGTGCTGAAAATAATATTCAGCTGACAGATTATGAAATCAACAGACTTGCAGCCTTGGAGGCTTCTGGACTGACAACGGAAAAATCTCAATCGATATTGAATGATCCACAGGCGAAATCTGACTACGAGAACTGGAATGGCAATGGTGATTACCGAAAAGCAGCCAATATTATTGTCGCTGCAATTGGTGGTGGTTCATCTGGATTAACCTCTGCAGTTACTAAAGAATCTATGTCTTGGGCTGCCGATAAGATGCGTCAAGCCATGATTGAGGATTCAATGAAGTTCGCGGGTCTGTGTGTAACAAAGGACGATTGTATAAGTAATGAGTCAGGGACAAGCGTAGGTGTAAATGGAGATAATACGAAAATTGCTGGCGGTCGAATTGTACTAAATAAATGGTGTGGTAATGGAAGATGTGAAAAAGACCCCAGTACCGTCAGTGGTTACAAGGAAAATTCTGATGGAACGGTGATATTCAAACCCAAGGATGCAAGCGGTAATCCATTGACTATTGGCGAGTTTATTGCACAAAATCAAGAGCTGCGAAGTCCATTAGGAGGGGTTCAAGGTGATAATGGCCAAATGGCGCTAGGTATTCAGTTTGAATATGCTGCGAATTCATTTTGGGATAAGTTAGCCGAGGCCTATGCAGGAACACATGACACCTTGAACAGCGTGATCTGGTATGACGAATTAGGTAATGGTAGAAATTTGGATAAAACTACGATGGGAAAAATTGGAGAAGCTGCAAATTACATAAATGTGATTAACGCTACACCATTTGCTGCAAGTGTCTTTTTACCACCTGAAGTATGGAACTCTGTGTTTACAGTTTTGAACAATAGATGAAGGATCCTTAATGGAAAAAATGGTATCAAAAATATTTATTAGATTTTCTTGGTTAATTTTAATCATTTTTTTTGTTTCTTCCTGCGCTACAAATGGATATCGTGGTGGGTGGTAAGAAAAATATTAAGGTTGAGAATACTCACTAAAGAATGTGCTGAATGTATGCGAGATAAAGGATATGTCTATTTAGAGTACTGCGAGGAGAGATGTCAGTACCCATAAACAAAAATTAATATAACCTCAGATCTGCATAAGCGCGCCCTTTTCATTCCTGTTCAACTTGATAGAAGGCTTCTTGGGTTGGAAGGTATAAGCCACCAATCCAGCCATGAGGTGGACCATAAAGCTGACAGGGCTGCGGTGCCGTGAGTGTTCGATTTGAGAAATATTCTTCAATTGGTCAAATATTGTTTCAATCACATAGCGTTTTCTCAACATCAACCGGTCCCATAACGTCATCAGTTGCGGTTTCATATTCTTGCGAATGCCGGTGACCAGCTTAATGCCTTGTTCGGCTAATGACTCTTTAAGTGTTTGAGACAGATAACCTTTATCGCCATACAAGGTGCCCCATAGCTGTTTGACCATGTCCGGTATGGGCTTGCGGTCATCAATATTGGCCGTTGTGATTTTTACTGAAAGTATTTCACCTTGTTCGTTCACTAACAGGTGTAGCTTGAAGCCATAAAACCAGCCCATGGTGCCCTTGCCTCGCTCTGCAACACCGCTAAAGACACGGTTCCGAGGAATGCGAATGTTGTGGCATACCGCCAGTTTGGTTGAATCAACAAAGGCGATGCCGGTTGGTTTGCCGTAACGTTGTGTCATAAAGGCACACAGGGGAACCAGCACACTTTGCAGCAGTTTCAACATGCGGGTATAGCTAACCAGTTGGGGGAAAGCTTGCTTCAAGTGCTTCCGGGCATAGTGTGTATAAAAGGTCTTGAAGTCTCTGAAGCGGAGCTGGTGAAATAAAATCAGAATAGTGATGACTTCACTTTCCGACAACTTGCCAGGCTTGTTCCGGCATTTATCTCCGGCTGCTATCTGCTGGTGTTGCCAGGCCGGGATAAATCTTTGGCAAAAATCATCGACTTCGCAATACATTTTCTCTAAATTGTACATAGTTGAGCCCTTTCGTTTCTCGTTTTTGGTCAAACGATTCGATCGTGGCTCAGGCTTTTAGTTCCTCTTTTCTTATGCACAGCTCAGGTTAAATACATTGCAGCTAAGGGCCTTGCAAGCAATTTACAGAATCATGGTGAAGCAGATATTAAGGACAGCAGTACAACACTGAGCGCTATCAGCCCTGCAAGCATAACGATCACGGATGAAACTGCTCAAATAGCATTAACGGATAAAAATGCTGAAGAAACTCTTGCATCAATAAATCGAGATACCTCAGATACAAATCGCGTTCTGGAAAGACCGGATATGGAGGCTTTACAAGAGAGAGCACAGCAGGAACAAGATGATGGAATGCTTTTATATACAACCTTATCCGCGGTTTTAGAAAGAGCGTATAAAAGTGGTACCGCACCCAAAAGAGTTGTTCTGCAAAAATGCGATCCTGGAGGTGCAAATTGCACTAAGGTTAAGCAGGATGGGATTGAGGTTTTGATTAAAAGTGGCAAAGTTTATATTTTTAATCAAGGTATTCTAAATAATGAGGAGGAGGCTCTTACTAATGCAGCACAACAAGCCTCTGATGAGCAAAATGCCCAAGGAGTTTATGTGATTATTAATCCCTATACTGGCGATGTAGTCAGTGAATTGCTTTATGCGGGGTGGGATAAGTTAAATGAATTATTAGGGGGTGTATTACCTATCAGCAATGCCTCCCAAGCCAATTTAGATATTCGTAATTTGATAGCAAAAACAAATGCTCAACGAGCCGAACAAGGATTAGCTCCTGTAGTCATTGATGAAATAAATCATTCTAGAGGTAGTCTGACCAGTAGTAACGCAACTGCACAGCAACGTAATAATCAGCAAATAAATGTGCCGCTAAACAGCGTCACATTTAATGGCGCAGCTGCTAACGCTCAGAACATGGCTAACATGGTCGATCAAGTGACGAGTGGAAAAGGCATAGTGCAGCAATCTACGCATGTAGATGACTGGATAGGAAATGTGATTGGCAATAATCCATCAACAGGTGGTGTAGATGGTACGGGGATCGGTTCACACAGTTCTTATCGTGGCAATCAGCAACTTAATCCCACTAATAGTCAACATCAAGAAAAAATTGATCGAGATAATAAGTTCTGGGGAAATGATAGTAAGAGTGAACCCGTAGTTGTTATACCTGAATCTAAGTAGTGAGATAAACCAAAATGAACCGTTTTTTTTATACCTTAACTAACTTATCAATTCTTTCATTACTATTTTCTGGTTGTGTGAGTAATGTATTTTCGCCTCCAAAATACCCTCAAGATTATTGGCATAAATCCGGATACTCATTTCAAATGATAATAGAAGCTAACAAGTCCTGTGGCACCGATACAGAAGAGAATGCAATTTGCATGATCAATAATGGTTTTAATTACCTTGATCCAAATAAGACATGCAAAGAACCACGGAATAACAATAAAACAGCTTGTCAGTCACTTGAAAAATATCAAGACAGGTAAGTTTGTTACGCATCACATATATGAATTGATAAAATATCCCGCTTGTTAATCTCTTCAAAACAGAGAGTTACCATCTAATTAATTTACATTTCAAGGAGTTAGAAATGTCATTGCCTTATTTTCATATAATTCTGATTTTTGGATTGTTTTCAGCGTCACTTTCGGCAAGCGATTCAGATGGCAACCCTTTTGCAGTTGTTGGCGAACAAGTTAACCATCAAATCCCCGACGGATGGGAGCTGGCTTGGATGAGTGGGGAGTCAGATGGCCGTTTTTTTGTTGAATATATTCCTGCTGACGAGGAAATCAACTCTTGGCATTCTGGTTATTTGTTAATTGAAAGAATTCCTTTGCCATCAGCTGAGGCTTTAGAAGAAATCCGTAGCATGAAAACGACCTTGCCAGAAATGGCGTTGCATCATTTTATAGAGCAAGCCAAGACAGGTTGTAGGGGAGAGCATAAAGAAATATCTCGAAGCGTAAACAAATTTAATGACATTTTATTTGCCATGAGTGGCGGTTTTTGTAGTCGTTACGAAAACTCAGCACCATATGGTGAAGGTGCATTTGTTGCTTTTTTAGAAGGTCATCACAATATTTTTCGGATTCAATACGCATGTCGCCCGACATCAGATA
Proteins encoded:
- a CDS encoding hemagglutinin repeat-containing protein, whose product is MNKNKFRVVFNRARGLMMVVAENVGCNSSGSNPNVPTTPCPMVLATLRPLIFSMLVMSSLVIMTSPTYADIIADPNAPANQQPIVNETANGLPLVNIQTPSAAGVSRNTYRQFDVKTKGAILNNSNKNTQTQLGGWVQGNPYLAGGTAKVILNEVNSQNPSLLNGYIEVAGSRAQVVIANPAGISCSGCGFINANRATLTTGKPIMNNGNLLGYRVGGGKINFLGNGLDTSQTNFTDVIARAVDVNAGIWANSLNITTGTNQVNVDSNGHQTDVSSIAPDAGTAVPAFAVDVAALGGMYAGKIHMVGTEAGVGVNNASDIGASVGSVSITADGVLQNTGAISAKSNIQLDVAGLESDGSVTADGDISINLASDYIHTSELQAGANLNLHTSGDITNQSTILASQSLHLSANNIDNMVNGEIVGLDTHITAADTITNQGLIDGVNTLINADNLFNSQTGSIFADQIAIQVAHLANYAGAVIAARNRLDMGTTTIENRDDSLIFSAGDLAIAGSLDGANQAIGAADSLINDGATIEALGNAALTIADLQNLNAELITEVVQTGSGSFDRFTPRGASVIYETSDYPGAHIGNVHVEWRSAGSYTFREYTRYLGTKRFYETQIVSSTPGQLLSGGDMLISGSVLNSDSQIIAGGNLDVTGASVQNMNSEGRTVTSYNGTAYYYDWDGHDNDYDVDVIGPYNPANQVVTYNLATTQLDGNTVPAGSGTTVNSAALPIVTSNLFQPTPDVAADYLIENNPRFANYRSWLSSDYMLQQLAFDPATTQKRLGDGFYEQRLVREQIAQLTGRRFLDGHATDEAQYQALMTSALTQVSDLQLIPGVALSADQVAQLTSDIVWLVEQAVTLPDGTVTQALVPQVYIRPQTEDMQPTTGLMAGNTVIMNLTADVTNEGTIAGREIVELNADNINNLGGQIVADLTLLKAKNDINNIGGQVRAGDAMLLEAGNDINLRSTTQSSKQREGASSFSRTNIDRVAGLYLSNPDAILIASAGNDVNLMAASIVNSGEGGLTQITAEENINLGTVQTAEQNNSIRNAKNYVKHGGTQEIGSDIQTTGDISFNAGNDLNATAASITSEAGAINVTAMQDINIIEGRETSNFDTARKVKRSSTFSSKTKTRRDVFKSDNSISSNFSGETVMLDAGNELNIRGSNVISDNGTTLSAVDNVNITATNNTAYEFHERKTKKSGLSASGGSLTLGSSQLNTKQTTNSTNQTGSTVGSVEGGVTINSGKTYTQKASDVLAPQGNIDIRAQQVNIVAGQNTRDSTQETKFKQSGLTLAITSPVISAIQTAQQMSEATSDTSDGRMNALAAGATALAAKSAYDSTQQALSAAPTGNDVTDAANQAGGINLSLSIGTSKSSSTSTQTSTNVQGSQVMAGGDVTISATGADQDSDVNVIGSTINAGENISIKADDQINLIAAKNTDTLNSKNKNSSASVGISIGTNGLAITASASKGKGKTNGTDVSWTETMVEAGNKASLESGTDTNLIGAQVRGKQVVADVGNSGEGNLNIHSLQDTSTYDSKQKSAGISVSIPIGAGMAGGSFSSSQSKIKSDYASVNEQAGIFAGDEGFQVNVTGNTNLKGAVIASTEQAIQDNKNNLTTETLTVSDISNNAEYDGKATSATIGGGIQAGLPQLSGAGIGKDNDKAESTSISAISQGALTITDNDSQQNFNGEDAATTVAVLNRDVHVNEQGEAVDSQGSSTANSIAPIFDAEKVAKEIEAQVKITQAFNQEAPKALATFALSKTQPYQDAKDYELIKSRAENNIQLTDYEINRLAALEASGLTTEKSQSILNDPQAKSDYENWNGNGDYRKAANIIVAAIGGGSSGLTSAVTKESMSWAADKMRQAMIEDSMKFAGLCVTKDDCISNESGTSVGVNGDNTKIAGGRIVLNKWCGNGRCEKDPSTVSGYKENSDGTVIFKPKDASGNPLTIGEFIAQNQELRSPLGGVQGDNGQMALGIQFEYAANSFWDKLAEAYAGTHDTLNSVIWYDELGNGRNLDKTTMGKIGEAANYINVINATPFAASVFLPPEVWNSVFTVLNNR
- a CDS encoding IS982 family transposase, whose translation is MYNLEKMYCEVDDFCQRFIPAWQHQQIAAGDKCRNKPGKLSESEVITILILFHQLRFRDFKTFYTHYARKHLKQAFPQLVSYTRMLKLLQSVLVPLCAFMTQRYGKPTGIAFVDSTKLAVCHNIRIPRNRVFSGVAERGKGTMGWFYGFKLHLLVNEQGEILSVKITTANIDDRKPIPDMVKQLWGTLYGDKGYLSQTLKESLAEQGIKLVTGIRKNMKPQLMTLWDRLMLRKRYVIETIFDQLKNISQIEHSRHRSPVSFMVHLMAGLVAYTFQPKKPSIKLNRNEKGALMQI